The Seriola aureovittata isolate HTS-2021-v1 ecotype China chromosome 12, ASM2101889v1, whole genome shotgun sequence genome window below encodes:
- the LOC130179078 gene encoding myosin-7-like, with protein sequence MGDAEMAVFGAAASYLRKSDRERMEASMRPFDIKKECFVPDPVEEFVKGTISSREGDKAIVETQNGKTVTVKDCDILQQNPPKFDKIEDMAMLTFLHEPAVLFNLKERYAAWMIYTYSGLFCVTVNPYKWLPVYNQDVVTAYRGKKRTEAPPHIFSISDNAYQYMLADRENQSILITGESGAGKTVNTKRVIQYFASIAAGNFKKDPNAKDKGTLEDQIIQANPALEAFGNAKTIRNDNSSRFGKFIRIHFDTRGKLASADIETYLLEKSRVTFQLKAERDYHIFYQILSNEKPELLEMLLITNNPYDYAFISQGETQVASINDSEELMATDSAFDVLGFTQEEKNSVYKLTGAIMHYGNMKFKQKQREEQAEADGTEDADKSSYLMGLNSADLIKGLCHPRVKVGNEWVTKGQTVAQVNYAVGALSKAVYERMFLWMVVRINQSLETRQPRQYFIGVLDIAGFEIFDFNTFEQLCINFTNEKLQQFFNHHMFVLEQEEYKKEGIEWTFIDFGMDLQACIDLIEKPMGIMSILEEECMFPKASDTTFKAKLYDNHLGKSNNFQKPRIVKGKPEAHFALMHYAGTVDYNIMNWLVKNKDPLNETVVGLYQKSNLKLLSILFANYAGADSVSGEGTEGKKEKKKKGSSFQTVSALHRENLNKLMTNLRSTHPHFVRCIIPNETKTPGAMENPLVMHQLRCNGVLEGIRICRKGFPNRILYGDFKQRYRILNPAAIPDGQFIDSRKGAEKLLGSLDIDHNQYKFGHTKVFFKAGLLGLLEEMRDERLSKIITAIQARSRGVLSRIEYQKMVERREALLVIQWNVRSFMGVKNWPWMKLFFKIKPLLRSAEAEKEMANMKEEFLKLKEAYAKSEARRKELEEKMVSLLQEKNDLQLQVQTEQDNLCDAEERCEGLIKNKIQLEAKSKELTERLEDEEEMNAELTAKKRKLEDECSELKKDIDDLELTLAKVEKEKHATENKVKNMTEEMAALDEIIAKLTKEKKALQEAHQQTLDDLQSEEDKVNTLTKAKAKLEQQVDDLEGSLEQEKKVRMDLERAKRKLEGDLKLSQETVMDLENDKQQLEERLKKKDFEISQLNGKIEDEQAIISQLQKKLKELQARVEELEEELEAERAARAKVEKQRADLARELEEISERLEEAGGATSAQIEMNKKREAEFQKLRRDLEEATLQHEATAATLRKKQADSVADLGEQIDNLQRVKQKLEKEKSELRLELDDVVASMEQMVKAKTNLEKTSRTLEDQMNEYRSKCDEYQRSLNDFTTQRAKLQAENGELSRQMEEKESLISQLTRGKTSYSQQLEDLKRQLEEEIKAKNALAHAVQSSRHDCELLREQFEEEQEAKAELQRGMSKANSEVAQWRTKYETDAIQRTEELEEAKKKLAQRLQDAEEAVEAVNAKCSSLEKTKHRLQNEIEDLMVDVERSNAAAAALDKKQRNFDKVLSEWKQKYEECQCELESSQKEARSLSTELFKLKNSYEESLEHLETLKRENKNLQEEISDLTEQLGEGGKTIHELEKVRKQLEQEKSEIHTALEEAECSLEHEEGKILRAQLEFNQVKADMERKIAEKDEEMEQSKRNLHRTIETLQSSLEAETRSRNEALRLKKKMEGDLNEMEIQLSQANRQAAEAQKQLKAVHAHLKDAQLQLDDAIRASDDMRENVAIVERRNNLLQAELEELRAALEQTERSRKLAEQELLDVSERVQLLHSQNTSLINHKKKLEADASQLQTEVEEALQECRNAEEKAKKAITDAAMMAEELKKEQDTSAHLERMKKNMEQTIKDLQHRLDEAEQIAMKGGKKQVQKLEARVRELENEVEMEQKKSSEAVKGVRKYERRIKELTYQTEEDRKNLARLQDLVDKLQLKVKSYKRSTEEAEEQANTHLGKFRKLQHELDEAEERADIAESQVNKLRAKSRDVGSKKGFDEE encoded by the exons ATGGGGGACGCAGAGATGGCTGTGTTTGGGGCAGCTGCCTCGTACCTGAGGAAGTCGGACAGGGAGCGTATGGAGGCCTCCATGCGTCCCTTCGACATAAAGAAGGAATGCTTTGTCCCGGATCCAGTGGAAGAGTTTGTGAAGGGAACCATCTCCAGCCGAGAAGGAGACAAGGCCATTGTAGAGACACAGAATGGGAAG ACTGTGACCGTCAAAGACTGTGACATCCTGCAACAGAATCCTCCAAAGTTTGACAAGATCGAGGACATGGCCATGTTGACTTTCCTCCATGAACCAGCTGTGCTGTTTAACCTCAAAGAACGTTATGCAGCATGGATGATCTAT ACCTACTCTGGGCTATTCTGTGTGACTGTCAACCCCTATAAGTGGCTGCCAGTCTACAACCAAGATGTGGTTACTGCctacagaggaaagaagagaactGAAGCTCCTCCTCATatcttctccatctctgacaATGCCTACCAGTACATGTTGGCAG aCCGTGAAAACCAGTCAATCCTGATCAC TGGAGAATCTGGTGCAGGAAAGACTGTCAACACAAAGCGAGTCATCCAGTATTTTGCAAGTATTGCAGCTGGAAACTTTAAGAAAGACCCCAATGCCAAAGACAAG GGAACCCTGGAGGATCAAATCATCCAGGCTAACCCTGCTCTGGAGGCCTTTGGTAATGCCAAGACCATCAGGAATGACAACTCCTCTAGATTT GGTAAATTCATCCGAATCCATTTTGATACCAGGGGAAAGTTGGCCTCTGCTGATATTGAAACCT ACCTTCTGGAGAAGTCTCGTGTGACCTTCCAGCTCAAGGCTGAGAGGGATTACCATATTTTCTACCAGATTCTGTCCAACGAGAAGCCTGAACTCCTGG AGATGCTGTTGATCACAAACAATCCCTATGACTATGCCTTCATCTCTCAGGGGGAAACCCAAGTGGCCTCCATTAATGATTCAGAGGAACTGATGGCAACAGAC AGCGCCTTTGATGTGTTGGGCTTCACTCAAGAGGAAAAGAACTCTGTTTACAAGCTGACTGGTGCCATCATGCATTATGGTAACATGAAGTTCAAGCAGAAGCAGCGAGAGGAGCAGGCAGAGGCTGATGGCACTGAAG ATGCTGACAAATCATCTTATCTGATGGGCCTGAACTCTGCTGACCTCATCAAAGGTCTCTGTCACCCAAGAGTCAAAGTAGGAAATGAGTGGGTCACCAAAGGACAAACTGTCGCCCAG GTGAACTATGCTGTTGGAGCTCTATCCAAAGCTGTTTATGAGAGGATGTTCCTGTGGATGGTGGTGAGAATCAACCAGTCACTGGAGACCAGGCAGCCTCGCCAGTACTTTATTGGTGTGCTGGACATCGCTGGATTTGAGATCTTTGAT TTCAACACATTTGAGCAGCTGTGCATCAACTTCACCAATGAaaaactgcaacagtttttcAACCACCACATGTTTGTGCTGGAGCAGGAAGAGTACAAGAAAGAGGGCATTGAATGGACCTTCATAGATTTTGGTATGGATTTGCAGGCCTGTATTGACCTGATTGAAAAG cCCATGGGTATCATGTCCATCCTTGAAGAGGAGTGCATGTTTCCCAAAGCCTCTGATACCACCTTTAAAGCTAAGCTCTATGACAATCATCTGGGGAAATCCAACAACTTCCAGAAGCCCAGAATTGTCAAAGGAAAACCAGAGGCCCATTTTGCCCTGATGCACTACGCTGGAACTGTTGATTATAATATCATGAACTGGCTGGTGAAGAACAAGGATCCTCTGAATGAGACTGTTGTAGGACTCTACCAGAAGTCAAATCTCAAGCTGTTGAGTATCCTCTTCGCAAATTATGCTGGAGCTGATTCAG TTTCGGGTGAAGGTACTGAAGgtaaaaaagagaagaaaaagaagggatCATCATTTCAGACTGTGTCTGCTCTTCATAGG GAAAACCTGAACAAGCTGATGACCAACTTGAGGTCTACTCACCCTCACTTTGTACGCTGCATCATCCCCAACGAGACCAAGACTCCTGGGGCCATGGAGAATCCTCTGGTGATGCACCAGCTGCGCTGTAACGGTGTGCTGGAAGGCATCAGGATCTGCAGAAAGGGCTTCCCCAACAGGATCCTCTACGGAGATTTCAAACAGAG ATATCGCATCCTGAATCCTGCTGCCATCCCCGACGGTCAGTTCATTGACAGCAGGAAGGGAGCTGAGAAACTTCTCGGGTCTCTGGATATTGATCACAATCAATACAAGTTTGGACACACCAAG GTGTTCTTTAAGGCTGGACTGCTGGGTCTGCTTGAGGAGATGAGAGACGAGCGTCTCTCCAAAATCATCACTGCTATTCAAGCCAGATCCCGTGGTGTTTTGTCTCGTATTGAGTATCAGAAGATGGTGGAACGCAG AGAGGCACTATTGGTGATCCAGTGGAATGTCCGCTCTTTTATGGGGGTCAAGAATTGGCCCTGGATGAAGCTGTTCTTTAAGATCAAACCTCTGCTGAGATCTGCTGAGGCAGAAAAGGAGATGGCCAACATGAAGGAAGAATTCCTGAAATTGAAAGAAGCTTATGCAAAGTCTGAAGCTCGTAGGAAGGAACTAGAGGAAAAAATGGTATCACTTCTCCAAGAGAAGAATGACCTGCAGCTCCAAGTCCAAACG GAGCAAGATAATCTCTGTGATGCTGAAGAAAGATGCGAAGGactgatcaaaaacaaaatccaactGGAGGCAAAATCCaaagagctgacagaaaggctggaggatgaggaggagatgaaCGCTGAACTGACGGCCaagaagaggaagctggaggaTGAGTGCTCTGAATTAAAGAAGGACATTGACGACTTAGAGTTAACTCTGGCTAAagtggagaaagagaagcaCGCCACTGAGAACAAG GTAAAGAACATGACTGAGGAGATGGCAGCTCTGGATGAAATCATTGCCAAGTTAACCAAGGAAAAGAAAGCCTTACAGGAAGCTCATCAGCAAACACTGGATGACCTGCAGAGTGAAGAAGACAAAGTCAACACTCTGACCAAGGCCAAAGCCAAGCTGGAGCAGCAAGTGGATGAT CTTGAAGGGTCTCTTGAGCAAGAGAAGAAGGTTCGAATGGACCTTGAGAGAGCCAAGAGGAAGTTGGAGGGAGACTTAAAGCTGAGCCAGGAGACTGTAATGGATCTAGAAAATgacaagcagcagctggaggagcgACTGAAAAA GAAAGACTTTGAAATCAGTCAGCTGAATGGCAAAATTGAAGATGAACAGGCCATAATCTCTCAACTCCAGAAGAAGTTGAAAGAGCTGCAG GCTCGTGTAGAGGAGCTGGAAGAAGAGCTTGAGGCAGAGCGAGCTGCTCGAGCCAAAGTGGAGAAGCAGAGAGCAGACTTGgccagagagctggaggagatcagtgagaggctggaggaggctgGTGGAGCAACATCTGCCCAGATTGAGATGAACAAGAAGAGGGAGGCTGAGTTCCAGAAACTCCGCAGAGACCTTGAAGAGGCCACTCTGCAGCATGAAGCCACCGCTGCCACGCTCAGGAAGAAACAAGCTGACAGTGTTGCTGACCTGGGGGAGCAGATTGACAACCTGCAGAGAGTCAAGCAGAaactggagaaggagaagagtgAGCTCAGACTGGAACTGGATGATGTGGTTGCCAGCATGGAGCAGATGGTTAAGGCTAAG actAACTTGGAGAAGACCAGCAGAACTCTGGAGgatcaaatgaatgaatacagaAGCAAGTGTGATGAATATCAGAGATCCCTTAATGACTTCACCACTCAGAGAGCTAAGCTCCAAGCTGAGAATG GTGAGTTATcaagacagatggaggagaaagaatCTCTTATTTCTCAGCTGACTAGAGGAAAGACTTCCTACAGTCAACAACTTGAAGATCTGAAAAGACAACTTGAGGAGGAAATAAAG GCCAAGAATGCATTAGCCCATGCAGTGCAGTCTTCTCGTCATGACTGTGAGCTGCTTAGGGAGCAGtttgaggaggagcaggaggccaAGGCTGAACTGCAGCGCGGCATGTCAAAGGCAAACTCTGAGGTGGCTCAGTGGAGAACTAAGTATGAAACTGATGCCATCCAGAGGACTGAGGAACTGGAGGAGGCCAA GAAAAAGCTGGCTCAGCGTCTGCAAGATGCTGAGGAGGCTGTTGAAGCAGTGAATGCTAAATGCTCCTCTCTGGAGAAGACCAAACACAGACTGCAGAATGAGATTGAAGATCTCATGGTGGATGTGGAGAGGtctaatgctgctgctgctgctctggacaAGAAGCAAAGAAACTTTGACAAG GTCCTGTCTGAGTGGAAGCAGAAATATGAGGAGTGTCAGTGTGAGCTGGAGAGCTCTCAGAAGGAAGCCAGGTCTCTGAGCACTGAGCTCTTCAAACTGAAGAACTCCTATGAAGAATCTCTTGAACATCTGGAGACcctgaagagagagaacaagaaccTTCAGG AGGAGATATCTGACCTCACTGAGCAACTTGGTGAGGGAGGAAAAACTATTCATGAGTTGGAGAAGGTTCGTAAGCAGCTTGAGCAGGAAAAAAGTGAGATTCACACAGCCCTTGAGGAAGCAGAG TGTTCTCTTGAGCATGAGGAGGGGAAGATTCTGAGAGCCCAGCTGGAGTTCAACCAGGTGAAGGCAGACATGGAGCGTAAAATCGCTGAAAAAGATGAGGAGATGGAACAGAGCAAGAGGAACCTGCATAGGACCATCGAGACCCTGCAGAGTTCTCTTGAGGCCGAGACTCGCAGCAGGAATGAGGCTCTGCgtctgaagaagaaaatggaggGAGACCTCAATGAGATGGAGATCCAACTCAGCCAAGCCAACAGGCAGGCAGCAGAGGCCCAGAAACAACTGAAGGCTGTTCACGCGCAtctgaag GATGCGCAGCTCCAGCTTGATGACGCTATTCGAGCCAGTGATGACATGAGAGAAAACGTTGCCATTGTTGAGAGACGCAACAACCTGCTTCAGGCTGAGCTGGAGGAACTGAGGGCTGCTCTGGAGCAAACTGAGAGAAGTCGCAAACTTGCTGAGCAAGAGCTGCTGGATGTTAGTGAGAGGGTGCAGCTTCTGCACTCACAG AACACCAGCCTGATAAATCACAAGAAGAAGCTGGAGGCTGATGCATCCCAGCTTCAAACTGAAGTGGAAGAAGCACTGCAGGAGTGCAGAAATGCTGAAGAGAAGGCCAAGAAGGCCATTACTGATGCTGCCATGATGGCAGAGGAGCTAAAGAAAGAGCAGGACACCAGCGCTCACCTGGAGCGTATGAAGAAGAACATGGAGCAAACCATTAAAGACCTGCAGCACCGTCTGGATGAAGCTGAACAGATCGCCATGAAGGGAGGCAAGAAGCAGGTGCAGAAGCTCGAGGCCAGG GTGAGGGAGCTGGAGAATGAAGTGGAGAtggagcagaaaaaaagcagtgaaGCTGTGAAGGGCGTCCGTAAATATGAGCGCCGCATCAAGGAACTTACCTATCAG ACCGAGGAAGACCGCAAGAATCTTGCCCGACTCCAAGATCTGGTGgacaagctgcagctgaaagttAAATCATACAAGAGATCTACTGAGGAGGCT GAGGAACAGGCTAATACTCATCTTGGCAAGTTCCGCAAGCTGCAGCATGAGCTGGACGAGGCTGAGGAGCGGGCTGACATCGCCGAGTCTCAGGTCAACAAGCTGCGTGCCAAGAGCCGTGATGTGGGCTCCAAG AAAGGGTTTGATGAGGAGTGA